The following are from one region of the Streptomyces brevispora genome:
- a CDS encoding FAD-binding oxidoreductase: MENAPVDSIPARRILTDPAGLARYQHDEAEWAPYGMPLAVVRPESTDEVRDVVRHCLAHRIPLVPRGAGTGLSGGANAVDGAIILSFEDMNRIVDIDAAERLAVVQPGVVNDDLRAACAEHGLWYPPDPASSPWSTIGGNVATNAGGMCCVKYGVTRDYVLGLQVVNGLGEVVSLGRRTAKGVAGYDLAGLMVGSEGTLGVITEITVRLRPARLQERTVAGYFSSVVAAGEAVSAVTASGVIPSALELVDRHCLAAVDAWKKMGLSADADVVLLGRVDTPGAEGDAEAELVRECFERAGASWAAVSTDQQEADALFQARRLAYPALERLGPVLTEDICVPRTAVPEMLARIERTAARHGILIANIAHAGDGNLHPLIITPPGDEAARARAQSAFEDILDDALALGGTVTGEHGVGLLKMRGMNKELGPAVLGMHHAVKAALDPHGILNPGKVLGGGI, encoded by the coding sequence GTGGAAAACGCACCTGTCGACAGCATTCCGGCCCGGCGCATACTGACCGATCCGGCGGGTCTGGCCCGGTACCAGCACGACGAGGCCGAGTGGGCGCCGTACGGAATGCCGCTGGCCGTGGTACGCCCCGAGAGCACTGACGAGGTGCGTGATGTGGTGCGCCACTGTCTCGCCCACCGCATTCCGCTGGTGCCACGCGGTGCGGGCACCGGTCTGTCCGGCGGCGCCAACGCCGTCGACGGGGCGATCATCCTGTCGTTCGAGGACATGAACCGGATCGTCGACATCGACGCGGCCGAGCGACTCGCAGTGGTCCAGCCCGGTGTGGTCAACGACGATCTCCGGGCGGCCTGTGCGGAGCACGGGCTGTGGTACCCGCCGGATCCGGCCAGTTCACCCTGGTCCACCATCGGCGGGAACGTCGCGACCAACGCCGGGGGCATGTGCTGCGTCAAGTACGGCGTGACGCGTGACTACGTGCTGGGCCTTCAGGTGGTCAACGGGCTCGGCGAGGTCGTCTCGCTGGGCCGCCGTACCGCGAAGGGTGTGGCGGGATACGACCTGGCCGGGCTGATGGTCGGCTCCGAGGGCACCCTTGGGGTGATCACGGAGATCACCGTGCGGCTGCGTCCGGCACGGCTCCAGGAGCGCACGGTGGCGGGATACTTCTCGTCGGTGGTCGCAGCCGGTGAGGCGGTGAGCGCCGTGACGGCGTCCGGCGTCATCCCGTCCGCGCTCGAACTGGTCGACCGGCACTGCCTCGCCGCCGTCGACGCCTGGAAGAAGATGGGGCTGTCCGCGGACGCGGACGTGGTGTTGCTCGGCCGGGTCGACACCCCGGGGGCCGAGGGTGACGCCGAGGCCGAACTGGTCCGGGAATGTTTCGAACGGGCCGGGGCGAGCTGGGCCGCGGTCTCCACCGACCAGCAGGAGGCCGATGCCCTGTTCCAGGCCCGGCGGCTGGCCTATCCGGCGCTGGAGCGGCTCGGCCCGGTCCTGACCGAGGACATCTGCGTACCGCGGACCGCGGTACCGGAGATGCTGGCCCGGATCGAGCGGACGGCGGCCCGGCACGGCATCCTGATCGCCAACATCGCCCATGCCGGCGACGGCAATCTGCATCCTTTGATCATCACGCCGCCGGGTGACGAAGCGGCACGCGCCCGCGCCCAGTCGGCATTCGAGGACATCCTGGACGACGCGCTCGCGCTCGGCGGCACGGTCACGGGCGAGCACGGGGTCGGGCTGCTGAAGATGCGCGGCATGAACAAGGAGCTGGGACCCGCGGTGCTCGGCATGCACCACGCGGTGAAGGCGGCACTGGATCCGCACGGCATCCTCAACCCGGGCAAGGTGCTCGGGGGCGGCATCTGA